The genomic interval ATTTTGGCTCGCACGACTTCACAATATGGTGACGTATATTTACGCGAGATGTTTTGTAATTGCTTCTTTTCATCAGCAGTCAACATGAGCCGATATGGGCTTTTTCTGGGCATAATCACCTCCTCTCTGAGGAGAGATCATGCCATATATATGTTAATACCGCAAGATTAAGACGTCATCATATTTATGCCGATATGTACTTAGGTGCGAAAAGATGGCTGACAATGTGACGCCTCAGAGACGAAGCTGGAATATGAGCCGCATACGTTCGGCAGACACCAAGCCCGAAATGATACTTAGATCCGTATTACACCGAATGGGGTTCCGCTTCAGAGTCCACTGCCGAGGACTTCCGGGCCGGCCTGATATTGTCCTTCGCAAGTACCACACAATTATCTTCGTTCACGGGTGCTTCTGGCATCAGCATTCGGGATGCATTGAGGCCGTTCGACCAAAGACGAACAAAAAGTACTGGATGGAAAAGCTTGATGGCAATGTAAAGCGCGACGGGAGGAATATCCAAGCCCTCCGCGATGAAGGATGGCGTGTGTTTCGCTTCTGGGAGTGCGAGATTGAGAAAGATCCCATCGGCATTGCGGCCCTAATAGCGAAGGAACTTCGGGGAGACACCAATGAGCCGGCGGGATATAGACTTCCAACACGGACTCAGCTGCTTAAGGCTGCTGAATCTCGCACGGGCTACAACAAGAAGCGATAAAAAGGCATGCCTTTCGAATT from Deltaproteobacteria bacterium carries:
- the vsr gene encoding DNA mismatch endonuclease Vsr; translated protein: MADNVTPQRRSWNMSRIRSADTKPEMILRSVLHRMGFRFRVHCRGLPGRPDIVLRKYHTIIFVHGCFWHQHSGCIEAVRPKTNKKYWMEKLDGNVKRDGRNIQALRDEGWRVFRFWECEIEKDPIGIAALIAKELRGDTNEPAGYRLPTRTQLLKAAESRTGYNKKR